CGCCTTCTCAGTTGGCGGTGCGCTGGGGAGTGGTGTGCTCGCGCACGAGGCTACGTGCCGCCTCGAGGTCGTCGGGCGACTTGAGCGCCACAGTTTCGACACCGCGCATCCCGCGCTTGGCGAGGCCCGCGAGAGTGCCTGCGGGAGGGAGTTCGATCATGCCAGTGACGCCGAGCTCAAGCAGGGCTTCCATGCACAGGTCCCACCGGACCGGATTGCTCACCTGATTGACCAGGCGCGCGAGGGCATCCTGGTGGTCGGTGACGTTTGCCCCGTCCTTGTTGCTGAGGAAGGTGATCTGCGCGTCGTGTGCAGTCACCTGGGCGGCCCGCTGCTCCAGTGCCTGGACCGCAGTGGCCATATGGCGAGTATGAAAGGCGCCCGCGACCTTGAGCGGAATGACCCGCGCGCGAGCCGGTGGGTCGTCGGCAAGCGCCGTCAGCTGCTCAAGGGTGCCAGCGGCGACGACCTGGCCGCCGCCGTTCATGTTGGCCGCCGTGAGGCCGTGGCGTTCGAGGGCGCCGCTGACGTCCTCCGCCTGGCCCCCCAGGACCGCGCTCATACCCGTAGGCGTCACCGCACTGGCCTCCGCCATGGCGTGACCACGCACTTGGACCAGGCTGATGGCGTCGTCGTCGGTGAGGACGCCTGCCACGACCGAGGCGGTGAACTCACCGACCGAATGTCCCGCGGTGACGTCGATCTGCGCGGCGATGTCGCCCTCAGGGAACAACAGGGGGAGTGCGATCGCTCCCGCGGCCACAATGAGTGGCTGCGCCACCGCCGTGTCCTTGATCGCCTCCTCGTCAGCCGTGGTGCCGAACGCCGTCAGGTCGAGTCCGGCCACATCTGAGAGTCGAGCGAGGTGGTCTGAAACTCCGGGGAGTTCGAGCCAGGGCGAGAGGAATCCGGGGGTCTGGGAGCCCTGTCCAGGGCAGACGATCGCAAGCACATATCCAGCCTGCCCTGTCGAGGGGTGTCGACGCGCTGTTGACACGGACGAGAGTTGATGCACGGATTTGGAGGAAACCTACAAGTCGCTTAGTCCGGTGCGGTGAGGCGTCGCCACGGCCGAGGCTCGTCGAGCCGGGCCAATGAGAGGGCGACCCTGGCGGTGAAGGCATCGTGCGGTGTCGCGAGGTCGTAGCCCGTGAGGTCCGCGATCCGTCCGAGTCGGTAGCGGACGGTGTTGGGGTGGATAAAGAGCTCACGCGCGGTCGCTTCTAGACCGCCGAGCTCCAGGTAGGTCCGCGCGGTCGGCAGTAGGGCGCCGGACTCAGAGAGCGGGCGATGCACTCGGTCGATCAGGACTCGGCGAGCCCGCTCGTCGCCAGTCAGAACTCGCTCGGCCAGGAGTTCTTCTCCTGAGCAGGGGCGCGGTGCGGCGGGCCACGCGCGGGCGGCGGTATGACCAGCCAGAGCCGAGCGCGCTGACCGGCCGGCTGCATAGACGTGGGGGACGATGGGGCCAACGACAATGGGACCGCCCTCAGCCCAGCAGTCCTGAAGTCGGGTGACGGCGGAAACGCCGTCGTCAACGTGCCCAAGAATCGCGACAAGTCGATGACCTTGAACAGCGGCTAGGCAGTCGAATCCGTGACGTCGGGCCGCGGAACGGAGGGCGTCAATCGCGTCGGCGCTGCTACCGCTCGGCGCGTCACCGGCGGCGATCACGACGGAGGTGACGTCCTCCCAGCCGAGGGCAGACACCCGGGACTGAACAGCATCGTCGGCTTCACCCCGCAGGACCGCGTCGACCACCAACGATTCCAGACGCGCGTCCCAGGCTCCACGCGTCTCGGCGGCCTGGGCATAAACCTGCGCCGCCGCGAACGCCATCTCCCGAGAAAAGTGCAACATGGCGAGCTGAAGCGAGGCTGCGTCGCCAGGGGCGGCCAGGGACTCCACCTGCGCTTCCATCTCGTCGATCACCGTTCGCACCAGGTCGAGCGTCTGGCGAAGGCTGATCGATCGAGTGAGTTCCTTTGGGGCAGAGTCGAATACGGCACCAGGGTTGGCGTCGAGACGTGAGGGGTCGCGGTACCAGTCGATGAAAGCCGCGATGCCGGCTTGGGCCACGAGGCCGACCCACGAGCGGTCCTGGGCGGGCAGGGCGGTGTACCACTCGTGCTGGGCTTCCATCCGGCCCAACGCTGCGGTCGACACCTCGCCAGCGCGGCTCTGGAGGCGCTTCAGAGTCGCGACAGTTCCCGCAGGGTTGGTCCCAGGCATAGGAGACAGCGTACGGCGGGCATCTTTGTAGGACTCGCACAGTCCGACCGTCCGGTATCGCGGTGCGGTTCGGTGCTCGTACACCGCGCGACGCCACCCGCACCCGCGATCGTCACCGTCGCGTTACCCGACGGACGGTCGGATGCGGTGAGATGGAGGCATGAATCGACGCTCCTTTACTGCCCTGATGGGCGCGACGGCCACTGCGGCGACAGTGGGCACCCCCCAGGCGGTTGGCGCCAAGGGCGCCGGCCCACGCCCCGGAAACGGATTCGAGTCACCGTACGTCGTCGGTCACAGAGGTGCTTCCGGCTACCGGCCCGAACACACCCTGGCGGCGTATGAACTCGCAGCCAGGATGGGTGCCGACTTCATCGAACCCGATCTGGTCATCACCAAAGACGGTGTGTTGGTATGCCGCCACGAGCCAGAAATCAGCGAGACGACCGACGTCGCGCAACTCCCACAGTTTGCTCGCCGTCGGAAGACCAAGTCGTTGGACGGCACGGACCTCACTGGGTGGTTCGTTGAGGACTTCACGCTGGCCGAGTTGCGCAAACTGCGCGCCATTGAGCGAATCCCTGAGGTTCGTCAGGAGAACACCATCTATGACGGACTCTGGCGGGTGCCGACCTTTGAGGAGGTCCTCCAGCTCAGGGCGCGGCTGAGTAAAGAGTTGCGCCGTGAGATCGGGGTATATCCCGAGACCAAGCACCCGACCTACTTCCGCAAGCAGGGCATGCCGTTGGAAGAGAAACTCGTTCCGCTGCTGCGCAAGTACGGGCTCAACCGCAGCAATGCCCCCGTGCGCGTTCAGTCGTTCGAACTGAAAAACCTGCTCAGGATGCGCGAGAAGATGAAGGTCAAGGCGCCGCTGGTGTTCCTTACCGGCGCCTCGGGCGGACCGTTCGGGGACGACCGCACCTATGCCGAACTGCTGAAGCCATCGGCACTCGCAGGGTACGCCGATGCCATTGATGGCCTCGGACCTGACTGGTCGCAAGTCATCGCCAAGAAGGCTGACGGCAGCCTTGGCCGTCCAACCAAGCTAGTCAAGAATGCCCACGCGCTCGGACTAGAGGTGTGCCCGTACACCGTCCGTCCCGAAAATACATTCCTGCCGACCGACTACCGTCTGGGCAAATCCCCCGAAGACTACGGACGCGTGATCGACTTCTTCGCGAAGCTCTTTGAGACGGGGATTGACGGAATCTTCACCGACACTCCGGATATTGGCCTCGTGGCCCGCGACGAGTTCCGCGCCTAAGCAAATCCCCACGCTGAGTCGGCGTGTCGTGCTAGTTCGCACCAGGTGCGTCTAGCACGACACGCCGACTCAAAGCGATTACGCGTCGCCGCCGGCGTTTCCGCTGGTGCCTGCCGTGACGTCCAGCAGGCGGTACTTCTCTGCCGCTTGGCGCGGCGCGTCCTCAGACACCTCGCCCCGGTCGGCGAGAACCTGGAGTGCGCGTACGGCAACCGACGGGCCGTCGATGTGGAAGAACCGTCGGGCCGCGGCCCGGGTGTCGGAGAAGCCGAATCCATCAGCGCCGAGCGAGGCAAAATCGCCAGGAACCCACTGCTGGATCTGATCCTGCACCGCACGCATCGAGTCCGACACCGCGATCACGGGCCCGGCAGCATCGCGCAGCCGCTGGGTGACATAAGGCGCCGCGGGGTCTTCTTCTGGGTGTAGGAAGTTGTGCTCATCGCACGCGAGCCCATCCCGCCGCAGTTCATTCCACGAGGTCACTGACCAGACGTCAGCAGCGACACCCCAGTCGTCGCGCAACAGCTGCTGCGCTTCGAGCACCCACGGCACACCTACGCCAGAGCCCAACAGTTGGGCGCGGGGGCCGTCGCCCTGGCCGGCAGCGATCTGGTGCATGCCGCGCAGGATGCCTTCCACGTCGACGTTTTCGGGCTCCGCTGGCTGAACGTACGGCTCGTTGTAGACGGTGATGTAGAAGATCACGTCTTCGGGCTT
This genomic window from Demetria terragena DSM 11295 contains:
- a CDS encoding ACP S-malonyltransferase; translated protein: MLAIVCPGQGSQTPGFLSPWLELPGVSDHLARLSDVAGLDLTAFGTTADEEAIKDTAVAQPLIVAAGAIALPLLFPEGDIAAQIDVTAGHSVGEFTASVVAGVLTDDDAISLVQVRGHAMAEASAVTPTGMSAVLGGQAEDVSGALERHGLTAANMNGGGQVVAAGTLEQLTALADDPPARARVIPLKVAGAFHTRHMATAVQALEQRAAQVTAHDAQITFLSNKDGANVTDHQDALARLVNQVSNPVRWDLCMEALLELGVTGMIELPPAGTLAGLAKRGMRGVETVALKSPDDLEAARSLVREHTTPQRTAN
- a CDS encoding PucR family transcriptional regulator; its protein translation is MPGTNPAGTVATLKRLQSRAGEVSTAALGRMEAQHEWYTALPAQDRSWVGLVAQAGIAAFIDWYRDPSRLDANPGAVFDSAPKELTRSISLRQTLDLVRTVIDEMEAQVESLAAPGDAASLQLAMLHFSREMAFAAAQVYAQAAETRGAWDARLESLVVDAVLRGEADDAVQSRVSALGWEDVTSVVIAAGDAPSGSSADAIDALRSAARRHGFDCLAAVQGHRLVAILGHVDDGVSAVTRLQDCWAEGGPIVVGPIVPHVYAAGRSARSALAGHTAARAWPAAPRPCSGEELLAERVLTGDERARRVLIDRVHRPLSESGALLPTARTYLELGGLEATARELFIHPNTVRYRLGRIADLTGYDLATPHDAFTARVALSLARLDEPRPWRRLTAPD
- a CDS encoding glycerophosphodiester phosphodiesterase; its protein translation is MNRRSFTALMGATATAATVGTPQAVGAKGAGPRPGNGFESPYVVGHRGASGYRPEHTLAAYELAARMGADFIEPDLVITKDGVLVCRHEPEISETTDVAQLPQFARRRKTKSLDGTDLTGWFVEDFTLAELRKLRAIERIPEVRQENTIYDGLWRVPTFEEVLQLRARLSKELRREIGVYPETKHPTYFRKQGMPLEEKLVPLLRKYGLNRSNAPVRVQSFELKNLLRMREKMKVKAPLVFLTGASGGPFGDDRTYAELLKPSALAGYADAIDGLGPDWSQVIAKKADGSLGRPTKLVKNAHALGLEVCPYTVRPENTFLPTDYRLGKSPEDYGRVIDFFAKLFETGIDGIFTDTPDIGLVARDEFRA